In one Solanum dulcamara chromosome 1, daSolDulc1.2, whole genome shotgun sequence genomic region, the following are encoded:
- the LOC129903149 gene encoding probable UDP-arabinopyranose mutase 5 isoform X2 — MRTHPPSLLSLAIDSALLHISSYSDLSFLPEHILRDLFLRTLRAGKLNEKILKLFIATGKEEILSLIDAFNIQCVLTPVLPTISVRDDEVDIVIAAIEPDLTSFLEEWRAVFSRFHLIIIKDPDLKGDLKIPGGFNYDTYTKADIQQIIGPSNAVTFSGYSCRYFGYLLSKKKYIISIDDDCIPAKDNEGIQVDAIAQHINNLSTPATPFFFNTLYDPFCKGADFVRGYPFSLRSGVSCALSCGLWLNLADLDAPTQALKPELRNTRYVDAVLTVPVRAMMPLSGINIAFDRELVGPALLPSFRLAKEGKFRWETVEDVWTGMCVKVVCDHLGYGVKTGLPYVWRKERGDAIESLKKEWEGVKLMEEVVPFFQSMRLTPAAKTAEDCVIEIAAAVKEQLGRIDPVFTRAADSMVEWVQLWKTVKTRI, encoded by the exons ATGAGAACCCACCCGCCTTCCCTTCTTTCTCTCGCTATTGACTCTGCTCTTCTTCATATCTCTTCCTATTCTGATCTCTCTTTCTTGCCTGAACACATTCTTCGAGACCTTTTCCTG AGGACCTTGAGAGCTGGGAAGCTAAATGAAAAGATTTTGAAGCTGTTTATTGCAACTGGAAAAGAAGAAATCCTTTCACTGATTGACGCATTTAACATCCAATGTGTTCTTACTCCTGTGCTTCCTACCA TCAGCGTCAGAGATGATGAGGTAGATATTGTGATAGCGGCAATTGAACCAGATCTTACTTCATTTCTGGAAGAATGGAGAGCAGTATTCTCCCGATTTCACCTGATAATTATCAAAGATCCTGACCTCAAGGGAGACCTTAAAATTCCAGGTGGATTTAATTATGATACCTATACCAAAGCTGATATTCAACAAATTATTGGACCTTCAAATGCTGTAACTTTCTCTGGTTACTCGTGCCGATATTTTGGCTATCTCTTGTCAAAGAAGAAGTATATCATCTCAATAGATGATGACTGCATTCCAGCTAAGGATAATGAGGGTATCCAAGTCGATGCCATCGCACAACATATCAATAACCTCTCAACTCCTGCCACGCCATTTTTCTTTAATACCCTCTATGATCCTTTCTGTAAAGGAGCTGATTTTGTTCGTGGCTATCCATTTAGCTTGCGAAGTGGTGTCTCCTGTGCTCTGTCATGTGGACTGTGGCTTAATTTGGCAGATCTTGATGCACCTACACAAGCCCTCAAGCCGGAGCTGAGGAACACTCGATATGTTGATGCTGTCCTCACTGTACCAGTTAGGGCCATGATGCCTCTGAGTGGAATCAATATAGCATTTGATCGTGAGTTGGTGGGACCTGCTTTGCTGCCATCTTTCAGGTTAGCAAAAGAAGGAAAGTTCAGGTGGGAAACTGTGGAGGATGTATGGACCGGAATGTGTGTTAAGGTAGTATGTGATCACTTAGGATATGGTGTGAAAACTGGACTTCCCTACGTGTGGAGGAAAGAAAGAGGTGATGCCATAGAGAGTTTGAAGAAAGAGTGGGAGGGGGTGAAGCTGATGGAGGAAGTTGTTCCATTCTTCCAATCAATGAGATTGACTCCGGCAGCAAAAACAGCAGAAGATTGTGTGATTGAGATTGCAGCAGCTGTGAAGGAGCAGCTGGGACGTATAGATCCTGTGTTCACCCGTGCAGCTGATTCCATGGTTGAGTGGGTGCAGCTGTGGAAGACTGTCAAAACTCGAATATAA
- the LOC129903149 gene encoding uncharacterized protein LOC129903149 isoform X1: MRTHPPSLLSLAIDSALLHISSYSDLSFLPEHILRDLFLRTLRAGKLNEKILKLFIATGKEEILSLIDAFNIQCVLTPVLPTRCSEKF, from the exons ATGAGAACCCACCCGCCTTCCCTTCTTTCTCTCGCTATTGACTCTGCTCTTCTTCATATCTCTTCCTATTCTGATCTCTCTTTCTTGCCTGAACACATTCTTCGAGACCTTTTCCTG AGGACCTTGAGAGCTGGGAAGCTAAATGAAAAGATTTTGAAGCTGTTTATTGCAACTGGAAAAGAAGAAATCCTTTCACTGATTGACGCATTTAACATCCAATGTGTTCTTACTCCTGTGCTTCCTACCA GATGCTCTGAGAAATTCTGA